The following are encoded in a window of Maylandia zebra isolate NMK-2024a linkage group LG5, Mzebra_GT3a, whole genome shotgun sequence genomic DNA:
- the si:ch211-253b8.5 gene encoding dysbindin: protein MSSSSANLHNKRLPSESERSQRLPDVDAAQQLKLRERQRFFEEVFQHDVDVYLSSAHLCIKDYRRPPIGSISSMEVNVDLLDQMELIDISDQEGLDVFFSSVGEEGMLTSPLPGNNNHNEEAISNGLFRHVLESLDAKSRMSSTSSNSSSDSQTMNVNGEDTPVVGSDSEETHTNTVKRRAMSAKTEEGKSPNSASSS from the exons ATGAGCTCCTCGTCAGCCAACCTGCACAACAAACGCCTACCCT CGGAGAGCGAGCGCAGTCAGCGGCTCCCAGATGTGGACGCAGCACAGCAGCTCaagctgagagagagacagcgTTTCTTTGAGGAGGTCTTCCAGCACGATGTGGACGTCTACCTTTCCTCGGCACACCTTTGTATCAAAGATTACAGAAGAC CTCCTATTGGCAGCATCTCTTCTATGGAGGTGAATGTGGACTTGTTGGATCAAATGGAGCTGATTGACATCTCTGACCAGGAGGGTTTGGATGTCTTTTTCAGTTCCGTAGGAGAAGAAGGAATGCTGACTTCCCCGCTGCCAG GAAATAACAACCACAATGAGGAAGCAATCAGTAATGGACTGTTTCGACATGTCCTTGAAAGTCTTGACGCCAAGTCCCGCATGTCCTCCACATCTTCAAATTCTTCCTCTGACAGCCAGACCATGAATGTCAACGGGGAAGACACTCCTGTTGTTGGGTCAGACAGCGAGGAAACGCACACCAATACAGTCAAGCGCAGAGCCATGTCCGCAAAGACAGAGGAGGGGAAAAGTCCGAATTCAGCTTCGTCTTCATAG